One window from the genome of Cucumis melo cultivar AY chromosome 12, USDA_Cmelo_AY_1.0, whole genome shotgun sequence encodes:
- the LOC103483117 gene encoding probable myosin-binding protein 5 isoform X1 gives MATKRSFTSFVEQELGKFPHFVVCAVLEWVLIILLFIDGIVAFLANEFAKFFELRVPCLFCTRIDHVLVNKNTDFYYNNSICEGHKKDISSLAYCHNHKKLSDIRKMCEVCLLSFATQKESDCNTYKSLVGILHKDLECFVEDDNRHVSLPPMGKKDDVLHMEKGIGVNYSCCSCCGEPLKVKSSNSKGKNGSTFSQAPAPSPRASFTPSFRNDDKTGLELPHIRYTELKLLSDSESDYVEDDDGLHGRNLDAHPFKEDVKAVKVPLLPEPEDMHESSRTPVFGKGNKFFGIPLTDSANNSPRWAIRISRKSPLERTELAAETYEADMMGPGDNDSILNCLKRQVRIDRKSLMELYMELDEERSASAVAANNAMAMITRLQAEKAAVQMEALQYQRMMEEQAEYDQEALQATNDLLAKREAELDVYREKYGYLGEDCFKMSDDEISDEDYQEFKSQSCLSSDEKSECSTPFSFNGRENNRENFNNFDVMSIPPALKIGVNSKEESTNNQEVALPFSLGKVEGGDQTEPVTNFKGEKTYLLGRLKKAKKNNLSSDGVISSLHSSSGSVNQIDEDPGKGRTSALTRELSHLNEIVRALEADGKFSKHEGKVILADISHKLGKLQTLLDENSDS, from the exons ATGGCGACAAAACGTTCATTCACCAGTTTCGTAGAACAAGAGCTGGGAAAGTTTCCACATTTTGTAGTTTGTGCAGTTCTTGAATGGGTTCTCATAATTTTGCTTTTTATAGATGGGATTGTTGCATTTTTGGCCAACGAATTCGCCAAGTTCTTCGAATTGCGAGTTCCTTGTTTGTTCTGCACAAGAATCGACCATGTTTTAGTTAACAAAAATACAGATTTCTATTACAACAATTCCATTTGTGAAGGACACAAGAAGGATATTTCATCTCTTGCATATTGTCACAACCACAAGAAACTCTCCGACATTCGAAAGATGTGTGAGGTTTGTCTTCTCTCTTTTGCAACACAAAAGGAATCAGATTGCAATACCTATAAATCCCTCGTCGGGATATTGCACAAGGATCTTGAATGTTTTGTTGAGGATGATAATCGTCATGTGAGCTTGCCGCCAATGGGGAAGAAAGATGATGTCCTGCATATGGAGAAAGGGATTGGTGTTAATTATTCATGTTGTTCGTGTTGTGGAGAGCCATTGAAAGTTAAATCTTCCAATTCAAAAGGGAAAAATGGGAGTACCTTTTCACAAGCTCCTGCTCCTTCGCCACGAGCTTCATTTACGCCCTCTTTCAGAAACGACGACAAAACTGGCTTGGAATTGCCGCACATTCGTTACACCGAACTCAAATTATTGTCAGATAGTGAATCGGATTATGTGGAAGACGACGATGGTTTACATGGAAGAAATCTTGATGCTCATCCAT TTAAGGAGGATGTGAAGGCTGTTAAAGTGCCATTGTTACCTGAACCTGAGGATATGCATGAAAGTTCAAGGACTCCTGTTTTTGGTAAAGGGAATAAATTTTTTGGTATTCCATTAACAGATTCTGCTAATAATAGTCCCAGGTGGGCTATTAGAATCTCTAGAAAATCACCACTTGAAAGAACAGAGCTAGCTGCAGAGACTTACGAAGCAGATATGATGGGGCCAGGAGACAATGATTCCATTTTGAATTGTTTGAAAAGACAAGTTCGGATAGATCGGAAATCGCTCATGGAGCTGTACATGGAACTGGACGAAGAAAGAAGTGCATCAGCTGTAGCAGCAAACAATGCAATGGCCATGATTACTCGATTACAGGCTGAAAAGGCTGCCGTTCAAATGGAAGCTTTACAGTACCAAAGAATGATGGAAGAACAGGCAGAGTATGATCAGGAAGCCTTACAAGCTACAAATGATTTGCTTGCTAAGAGAGAGGCTGAACTTGATGTTTACAGAGAAAAATATGGATATCTTGGGGAAGATTGTTTTAAGATGTCTGATGATGAGATATCTGATGAAGATTACCAAGAATTCAAGTCACAATCTTGTTTATCTTCGGATGAAAAATCTGAATGTAGCACGCCTTTTAGTTTTAACGGGAGAGAGAACAACAGGgaaaattttaacaattttgacGTGATGAGTATACCGCCTGCGTTGAAGATTGGAGTAAATAGCAAAGAAGAAAGTACAAACAATCAAGAGGTAGCTTTGCCATTCTCCCTAGGGAAGGTTGAAGGAGGAGACCAAACCGAACCAGTGACAAACTTTAAAGGAGAAAAAACATATCTTTTAGGCCGCTTGAAAAAGGCAAAGAAGAACAACTTATCCTCAGATGGTGTAATTTCTTCTCTACATTCAAGCTCTGGCAGCGTCAATCAAATAGATGAAGATCCAG GAAAGGGAAGAACTTCTGCACTGACCCGAGAGCTCTCTCATCTTAACGAGATCGTGAGAGCACTTGAAGCAGATGGCAAATTCTCTAAGCATGAAGGAAAAGTAATTTTAGCTGATATTTCACACAAATTAGGGAAACTTCAAACACTTCTCGATGAGAACAGCGATTCTTAA
- the LOC103483138 gene encoding polynucleotide 5'-hydroxyl-kinase NOL9: MSSFLELENSSPNIFIPEEWSEAAESIVFDSPTSPPPVVLICGAKNCGKSTFSRHLLNVFLQRYKKVVYLDSDVGQPEFTPPGFLSLTVVDRLTPDLSTPCLKTPERCFFFGDISSKRDPTAYLSYANALYDYYHKEYNSFNKTEELAKIELPLIVNTPGWVKGIGYEILVDMLKYIAPSHVVKINISAESKNLPAGEFWLEEEENYGTTSLIEIRSARQDEFNRSILVQKDASLMRDLRIMAYFRQCFSRDSNITTIKELANALASHPPYQVPISSIKIRHLHSQVPSDQIFYSLNATIVGLATCSNNSENSSWCVGLGIVRGIDTFKGLLYVITPVPHGTLEKVDLLLQGFIQIPSCLLQVKGCISPYMCANILPTS; this comes from the exons ATGTCTTCTTTTTTAGAACTTGAAAATTCATCTCCTAATATTTTTATACCTGAAGAATGGTCTGAGGCTGCAGAATCCATAGTTTTTGATTCTCCCACTTCGCCACCCCCTGTTGTTCTTATCTGTGGTGCAAAAAACTGTGGCAAAAGTACTTTCTCACGTCACCTTCTCAATGTTTTCCTTCAAAG GTATAAAAAAGTGGTTTACCTGGATTCAGATGTTGGACAGCCTGAGTTTACTCCACCAGGTTTTCTGTCCCTCACTGTGGTTGACAGACTAACCCCAG ACTTGTCGACTCCCTGCTTAAAGACGCCAGAAAG ATGTTTTTTCTTTGGTGATATTTCCTCAAAAAGAGATCCTACAGCATACTTAAGTTATGCAAATGCTTTGTACGACTATTACCACAAGGAGTACAATTCTTTTAACAAGACCGAAGAACTTGCAAAGATTGAATTGCCTCTTATTGTAAATACACCTGGCTGGGTGAAAG GTATTGGTTATGAGATATTGGTAGACATGTTGAAATACATTGCTCCATCACATGTAGTCAAAATAAATATATCTGCTGAGAGTAAGAACCTTCCAGCTGGGGAATTTTGGCTAGAAGAGGAGGAAAATTATGGGACGACCAGTCTAATAGAAATTCGTTCTGCTCGGCAAGACGAGTTTAACCGATC GATACTAGTGCAAAAGGATGCAAGTCTTATGCGAGATTTGCGTATTATGGCTTATTTTAGACAGTGCTTTTCCAGAGATAGCAATATTACCACAATTAAAGAGCTTGCAAATGCACTGGCATCTCACCCTCCTTACCAAGTTCCAATATCAAGCATTAAGATTAGACACCTGCACAGTCAG GTCCCAAGTGATCAGATCTTCTATAGTTTGAATGCAACAATTGTTGGTTTGGCTACATGCTCCAACAACTCTGAAAATTCATCGTGGTGCGTCGGTCTTG GAATTGTTAGAGGCATCGATACATTTAAAGGTCTCCTATATGTTATCACACCCGTCCCCCATGGCACTTTGGAAAAGGTTGACCTTCTTTTGCAGGGGTTTATTCAAATTCCTTCTTGTTTGCTGCAG gTTAAGGGATGTATATCTCCTTACATGTGTGCAAACATTCTACCCACGAGCTAG
- the LOC103483107 gene encoding uncharacterized protein LOC103483107, with translation MAKPTNQQRSLAPPDHDSPPLKPIFRATSSASIANNHSTLLKLDSSIAAVPNPSSLSTHIPFSKLHSQAGFSSQRSKNLNPPPAPTVSSMLKSKPHLQKIPSGGDEKFSKVCRELGRKKFFDDKKETNDGFDKKGLCLVVKEKEEKEEKEEKELKEPQKGQKIVSLRPTVSLLRKSGRRKSFAVSQVELSDIFAKNGVKVVSVDMQPAMQIHAVDCARKTHDSMEKFTSKTLALSLKREFDGVYGPAWHCIVGTSFGSFVTHSVGGFLYFSLDQKLYILLFKTSVQRAD, from the exons ATGGCGAAACCCACAAACCAGCAGCGTAGTTTAGCACCTCCTGACCATGATTCTCCTCCCCTTAAACCCATTTTCAGAGCTACTTCCTCTGCTTCCATAGCTAACAATCATTCCACGCTTTTAAAGCTTGATTCCTCCATAGCTGCTGTTCCTAATCCTTCCTCCTTATCCACCCATATCCCGTTTTCCAAACTTCACAGTCAAGCTGGGTTTTCATCTCAAAGATCAAAGAACTTGAACCCACCTCCAGCTCCGACTGTTTCTTCTATGCTGAAATCAAAACCCCACCtccaaaaaattccttctggtGGGGATGAGAAATTCAGTAAGGTGTGTAGAGAGTTGGGTAGGAAGAAGTTTTTTGATGATAAGAAGGAAACCAATGATGGGTTTGATAAGAAAGGTCTCTGTCTTGTGGTGAAGGAGAAGGAGGAGAAGGAGGAGAAGGAGGAGAAGGAATTGAAAGAGCCTCAAAAGGGGCAAAAGATTGTCAGTTTGAGGCCAACAGTTTCTTTACTTCGAAAGAGTGGGAGAAGGAAATCATTTGCTGTTTCACAAGTTGAATTGAGTGATATTTTTGCCAAAAATGGTGTGAAAGTGGTTTCTGTTGATATGCAACCAGCTATGCAGATTCATGCTGTGGATTGTGCAAGAAAGACTCATGACAGTATGGAGAAGTTCACTTCCAAAACTCTTGCTTTATCTCTCAAAAGG GAATTTGATGGGGTGTATGGTCCGGCTTGGCACTGCATCGTGGGGACAAGTTTTGGGTCTTTTGTGACTCATTCAGTTGGTGGTTTCTTATATTTCTCACTGGACCAAAAACTGTATATTCTATTGTTCAAAACGTCCGTACAAAGAGCTGATTGA
- the LOC103483117 gene encoding probable myosin-binding protein 5 isoform X2: MATKRSFTSFVEQELGKFPHFVVCAVLEWVLIILLFIDGIVAFLANEFAKFFELRVPCLFCTRIDHVLVNKNTDFYYNNSICEGHKKDISSLAYCHNHKKLSDIRKMCEVCLLSFATQKESDCNTYKSLVGILHKDLECFVEDDNRHVSLPPMGKKDDVLHMEKGIGVNYSCCSCCGEPLKVKSSNSKGKNGSTFSQAPAPSPRASFTPSFRNDDKTGLELPHIRYTELKLLSDSESDYVEDDDGLHGRNLDAHPFKEDVKAVKVPLLPEPEDMHESSRTPVFGKGNKFFGIPLTDSANNSPRWAIRISRKSPLERTELAAETYEADMMGPGDNDSILNCLKRQVRIDRKSLMELYMELDEERSASAVAANNAMAMITRLQAEKAAVQMEALQYQRMMEEQAEYDQEALQATNDLLAKREAELDVYREKYGYLGEDCFKMSDDEISDEDYQEFKSQSCLSSDEKSECSTPFSFNGRENNRENFNNFDVMSIPPALKIGVNSKEESTNNQEVALPFSLGKVEGGDQTEPVTNFKGEKTYLLGRLKKAKKNNLSSDGVISSLHSSSGSVNQIDEDPELLH, encoded by the exons ATGGCGACAAAACGTTCATTCACCAGTTTCGTAGAACAAGAGCTGGGAAAGTTTCCACATTTTGTAGTTTGTGCAGTTCTTGAATGGGTTCTCATAATTTTGCTTTTTATAGATGGGATTGTTGCATTTTTGGCCAACGAATTCGCCAAGTTCTTCGAATTGCGAGTTCCTTGTTTGTTCTGCACAAGAATCGACCATGTTTTAGTTAACAAAAATACAGATTTCTATTACAACAATTCCATTTGTGAAGGACACAAGAAGGATATTTCATCTCTTGCATATTGTCACAACCACAAGAAACTCTCCGACATTCGAAAGATGTGTGAGGTTTGTCTTCTCTCTTTTGCAACACAAAAGGAATCAGATTGCAATACCTATAAATCCCTCGTCGGGATATTGCACAAGGATCTTGAATGTTTTGTTGAGGATGATAATCGTCATGTGAGCTTGCCGCCAATGGGGAAGAAAGATGATGTCCTGCATATGGAGAAAGGGATTGGTGTTAATTATTCATGTTGTTCGTGTTGTGGAGAGCCATTGAAAGTTAAATCTTCCAATTCAAAAGGGAAAAATGGGAGTACCTTTTCACAAGCTCCTGCTCCTTCGCCACGAGCTTCATTTACGCCCTCTTTCAGAAACGACGACAAAACTGGCTTGGAATTGCCGCACATTCGTTACACCGAACTCAAATTATTGTCAGATAGTGAATCGGATTATGTGGAAGACGACGATGGTTTACATGGAAGAAATCTTGATGCTCATCCAT TTAAGGAGGATGTGAAGGCTGTTAAAGTGCCATTGTTACCTGAACCTGAGGATATGCATGAAAGTTCAAGGACTCCTGTTTTTGGTAAAGGGAATAAATTTTTTGGTATTCCATTAACAGATTCTGCTAATAATAGTCCCAGGTGGGCTATTAGAATCTCTAGAAAATCACCACTTGAAAGAACAGAGCTAGCTGCAGAGACTTACGAAGCAGATATGATGGGGCCAGGAGACAATGATTCCATTTTGAATTGTTTGAAAAGACAAGTTCGGATAGATCGGAAATCGCTCATGGAGCTGTACATGGAACTGGACGAAGAAAGAAGTGCATCAGCTGTAGCAGCAAACAATGCAATGGCCATGATTACTCGATTACAGGCTGAAAAGGCTGCCGTTCAAATGGAAGCTTTACAGTACCAAAGAATGATGGAAGAACAGGCAGAGTATGATCAGGAAGCCTTACAAGCTACAAATGATTTGCTTGCTAAGAGAGAGGCTGAACTTGATGTTTACAGAGAAAAATATGGATATCTTGGGGAAGATTGTTTTAAGATGTCTGATGATGAGATATCTGATGAAGATTACCAAGAATTCAAGTCACAATCTTGTTTATCTTCGGATGAAAAATCTGAATGTAGCACGCCTTTTAGTTTTAACGGGAGAGAGAACAACAGGgaaaattttaacaattttgacGTGATGAGTATACCGCCTGCGTTGAAGATTGGAGTAAATAGCAAAGAAGAAAGTACAAACAATCAAGAGGTAGCTTTGCCATTCTCCCTAGGGAAGGTTGAAGGAGGAGACCAAACCGAACCAGTGACAAACTTTAAAGGAGAAAAAACATATCTTTTAGGCCGCTTGAAAAAGGCAAAGAAGAACAACTTATCCTCAGATGGTGTAATTTCTTCTCTACATTCAAGCTCTGGCAGCGTCAATCAAATAGATGAAGATCCAG AACTTCTGCACTGA